The Phoenix dactylifera cultivar Barhee BC4 chromosome 12, palm_55x_up_171113_PBpolish2nd_filt_p, whole genome shotgun sequence genome includes the window taaaatataaacaatttaaatttgaaatgatAGAAAGACTCTTACACGTAGATgcacaaaaagaaaactttatatGAATacacatgcaaatagcaacttAGCAAAGATTTTCATACAATTACACATATTTATGAGGGTATAaacttttaaagaaaaatcaataaaaatgattaaaattcagtgaagataatttagctatttttaataaaaaaatggtaaaaaattaatattatcatGTTACATAATCTCACGTTAATATCAACTCTTATAGAATGAATTATTTTGCTTTTACGAAATTCTAGCCTTAAAAACAAACAACTCAATATTTACaaatcactaaaaaatattttactaatttaagcatctataattaatttaaattagatatactttaatcttttaaaaataatgaagaatatatagatgtcatagattcaataataataattatatcaaGATCAAATGAAGAATAGTATTATCAAAATCATCACCTAATATTCTAACTTGACCAAGTcatgatcttaaaaaaaaaaattgataatgtggtacaatttttttttgacttatcgATCCAACTAAATCATAAAAGATTTAGCAAGTTCCAgtttagttttaattttttttaatagattttttaaaTGTGCATCCTTCTAAATATGAGAAATTGCACGAATATTCTCGCAAAGTTTCTATTTACGTACATAGCTTTATGAGTTATTTTGTATATCTACCTATAAGAGTATTTCAGCCATTTTATTTTAgagccatttaatttaatttatagaCTTTAAGCATATCTATCATAAAATAGATGGATTGCAAGACAATCGTTGATAATTCATGTTTTCTCGAAAAATGAAAAGTAAAGGAGAAATATTTCTTCTCTTTGGTCCTAAATGTGGAAAAACCCTAGACGAGAAATAAAAACAGTTGAGCTAGCCTAGTAGCCTACTACTACTCATGAATTAAAGAGCATCTCTCACAATGTCAAGAGATCATGCTAAATAATGTACTTGAACGATGGTGTTCGTAAGCGAAACTTATATCAGTTCACCAAGGTGTAACAACATATATATAATGCTATCATGCATAACTTGAATGGTGCACACTTATATAATCATTCACCCAAAAACAAATGCTAATTTGTGAAAGCATAATATGGTATGGGAGAGAAACCTTAACATCTTGTATGATCGAATAATTATTTCCATCAAATGAAATCTCATTAAGTTTCTTAAATACCGAtaaaaattttaactattaaatatatattataaatagttACGAGTTGTATTACATTTCGGATCATTCATATCTATCGAGAAACAAATAGCACTGTAGACTGGGTGGCTCATAGCCGAGCACTTCCATAATACTTTATGGATCATATatgtttcttttctattttataatttttttttctaattttatagaATGCATCGGTATTGAAATGatatgaattttttgttttatcaaaaaaaaaaatctactaaTTTACTTCTTCGGGCAGCCTTATTGCTTAAGGTGGACCAAGAATAATTATAATCGATGTTTATATTAAACAAaactaatattaaaaaaatctacGGCCACCTCCTGATCCTCGCCACCCACCGAACTGACACGTGTCGATGTGAGTACTGTGGGTCCCTATATTCCACGTGGAGGGTGATGACCGACAAAAGCTTCTGAAGCGAAATTTATATTGGCCGGACACACGTGCGATGTGGGAGAGGAAGTTACGGTATGGTCGGGAGGGTTGACCATGGAGGTGCCTTTTCGAGTGGGGCCCGCCGTGAGGGCAATACAAAGGACATTTGAATGGGACGGCCACCTGGGTGACCGGCGGTTGCCGGTAAGCCGGCACTGGGGCTCTGCTACGGAGGGCGCTGATATTTGTGTGGGATTACCTCCTATCCATGTCTCATTTTTCCGACTTCAAGTGGCTACTTTACCtttttgatttttaatttttggattgaATGTTAAGCTTATCAttttcctcctttctcttctctctttctctctatatatatctaATCAacccctctcttcccttcttgtTTCACCCTGCGATGTATGTTCGTTTCTTCAACTCTTATAATGATTCATTAATACTCTGTTCTTTATTAGAAGAGTGCTTATATATAAGAAGGGGAAGATGTGTCTGTAAAGAATTTTTCAAAGAATTTGACAACTTCAACTAAGAACAGATGAGTTTGATAAGTTAGTGTCCATATTCAGAAACCAGAAGGGGtgttttcttggaaaaagaaggaaagtttgaatgataaaacagaaataaaaaggagaaaagCTAATATAAAAGAATCAACgaatggaaagaagaaaagaaatcatgaattggattcaataaaATATGTCAGGTATGTTCCACCCgccctaacaaaaaaaaaaaaagtaactaCTTTGCCATGTCATAAAGAAAATAACTACTTTACCCCCCAATTCAACCCCCTCTATATATTTTCGCAAACAATTTTTGGTTTGGATTAGGTACTTCATAACTGCTTATTATTCAAATTCTAAAGAGAATATATTTAAGCTACaattttttgaaaacaaaagtGTTAAAAATTAAGATACCAGTTCGATTTATAGATTTTCTTTATATGCTAAGCTAGAAAATAGATGATATGATTTGAATATTGACAATCCATGCCCGTATCCATATTTTTTAgcgaatataaatataattatcgatattaaaattaatatgtatatttttttaaacGAATACATATAAAAATAGGATATTAAGCTATTCACATTTGTcctaaacaaatatgaatataaatatgatattaattatatttatatttttattataatataaatttaagttgaatattatttttatattaattatttttttataaaattgaataataaaaattaatataaaatggCAAAATCATAAAAGCTGGAAATGAAACCCAGCACAATGCTAGCCCAAGGCATTGGCAGTGTCCAAATGGCCAGGGCCAGTTTTATGACATCTCCAACCTTTTTCCATTAGATTAGATTGAAAATGGAAAGGAGGGGCAAATGGGCACATGCCTGTGCCGGATGTGGGACCCAGATGTCCCCGCATGGCCGTATCACCGTCCATTCCAGACGATGACGCCATCCCATATGATCACCATGAACCGGTGGCTCCGCTTCCGCTGACTTGGACTCCCACCTGGCATCCAGTCACCGCCTCCTACAACGGTCGCCAGTATTTTAGATCACCCATATTCCCACCCACTGGATTATGTGGGCCCCACTCTTTATGGGTCCCACGCGATCGTGGTAGAGTTGCGTTGAGTGTATCGAAATGCGGTGCGAATGTCTTTCCACGTTTTAACCGGCATCCCCAGGTCACCTTCTCGGGTTTCTTTTACAATTACCCCTCTCGCTTTCCGCGCTCGCTCCTCCTCCCCACCGAGGTGAACTTCCAAATCCTTGGACTTGGGGTGGAGAGATCGTGGCGGCGGGGAGATGGCCGACGCGAGAGATCCGGCGATCAAGCTCTTCGGTAGGACAATCCCTCTGCCGGAGGGACAGGCCCAGGTGGAGGCCGGAGAGATCTCCGTCCCGGCTCCGGCGACGGAGGAGGCGCCGGCCGTCGAGGAGAAGGTGAGGAGAGAACGGGATTGCCCTTCTTTGTTatgacctcatcttcttctaTGGTTTGAGTGGTAGTTAGTTGAAATGGTCGTTGTTTGTTGTTCATTTTGTTGGTTGATTTCGTTCTTTattttatggatttttttttttgattcttggTTGTGGATTGAATGAATATATGattgaaaaattatattttttctatcataatttcTTAATGGAAGATGTATTGATATTTGATTTGAGGTGTTCCGATGGTaaaattcatcttttttttttggtttatgcTTTGATGCTTTTTAGCTAGTGGATACACGATCAATTTTTGGACTTCAATTGCTTACCGTGATTAATATTCTGTTTTCTCGTCGTTCAAACTTTGGaattcatgaaaaaaataagTTGATTCACATatgttttttgaaaaaattgaaaattgatTCCTTTTCGGATGATTTTGGATACCAATTACTAAAGCCCTAAACCCTGTCTAATATGAATAGATTCTAGTAAGTTTCCCTGGATATAGATTCAAAtctgataaaaaaatatatttaaaaaaaaaagagatttcaGCTGTTGCTTTAAATCTCAAAATAATGATATGACCCGGGAAATGGACATGAATCCCCGTTATAAATCTTGTTTATCACCTAAAAATGAACTGCATGTCTTGATAATGCACCTTCTATAAACAGAAACTCCGGTGGTTGAATCAAGATTCATTGGGGAGAAATGTGAGCTTTAATGTTGGTTATAATATTGGTTCTTCTAAATTTAGAGGATAATTAGGATGTAATGTTTTTATGTTTGATGTTATAGTTGATATCTTTAAGCTATTTTAAGGGGGTTTGCATGTGTTGCAAGTATTATCTGACCAGAGGTCTAATAACTTCAATGCCAAAAGAACATCTATAATCCATCAGGAACAATTTATATTTCACTAATAAATCATTATTAGGCAGACAAATATTCAAAAAGAAGGTGATTCAAAAGGGCACTGAATTTTAATTTACATCCATTACATGAATAACAGTGCTTTAGACATTGTTAAATGATCAACAGGCAACTTATAgaacaagaaaaggaagaaatgaTCAAGTAGCTAGTTTACAACATTACAAGTAATTATCATATCTAAATAGTTTGCATATGTTGGCATCCACTTATTCTCAAAATCAATCATATTCAGCACCAGTATTTCTCCACTTTTCTCCCGCATTAAATGATGGATGGAGTATGATACATGGTTGGCAGTGATCGCCTTGAGAGAAAAACAGACAGCTGATCTACAATTCCTTCATACATTTCTAAGTAGGACTCTTCAGATTCAGGAAAGTTGAGATGCCTAACTATGTAAAATAGGAGGAGGAGCTATCAGGATAACCACTTGAAGGTTCTGTACAAAAACTAGTTCCAACAATGTGAACAaagttagaaaattaatcagaaATTTTAAGGTGCTTTTTGGTGGAAGTATTAGGTTTTTAGTGATGATTGTTGAAGATTGTCGACTCTTTTCCATTTTGGGTTTACATATACACTTAATAACAGTTTTTTCTCCTGCTGGTTGCTGCTTTTTCATTTCATTGCAAAGTGTTTTGATTGGATCCTGTGTTTCAGGATGAAAGAAGAGAAGTCATAGATACTGAAGTCAAAGATTCGATTTCTGATGCAGCAGAGAAGTTGGACCAGACTAAGCCAGTTAGCTGTTCTGGTTCTAACAGTGGCAAAGAAGATGACCATCACATGTCCAGTCGTGATGACAATGCGGTGGCAGATCCTAAGCCTGAGAAAGATCAGACTAAGGCCCATGCCTCCATCCAAGAGAAGGTGCTCAAGAAGCCAGACAAGATTCTGCCATGTCCTCGCTGCGACAGTTTGGATACCAAGTTCTGTTACTATAACAACTATAATGTAAACCAACCTAGGCACTTCTGTAAGAATTGTCAGAGATACTGGACTGCTGGAGGGACAATGAGGAATGTTCCAGTAGGTTCTGGAAGGAGAAAAAATAAGCACTCTGCATCACATTGCCATTATGTGACATCTGATGGAATGCCATGTAATCGAGTAGATGCCTCTGATTCATGCAGTCATCAGGCTCTTCCTGCTGGTCTTTCTGCTCCCATGAGGCCCTTGAAAGGAAATGGTACTGTCCTCAAATTTGGTTCAGAAGCACCACTTTGTGAGTCCATGGCCTCTGTGCTTAGTCTCGGAGAACAGAAGAGAAATGCTGAGACAGACTTTTCGGCTGGTGGAGAAAACAGGGAAGAAGCCTCTTGTAAATCTTCTGTGACACCCTCTAATTGTGTGGAAAATGATCATCATGAAATTCCAGTTCACATTGAACAAAATGGCTTGCAGGGCTACTGTAATGGACTAACTCTGATGCACCACCTTCAAAGTTTTCCTGGGCCTCCTTGGATTTACCCATGGCATCCAGGATGGAACAGTGTTAGTTCCATTGCTGCAGGTCAGTGCTCTTCTGAGCTGGTTTACAGACCGGAGAATGGCAGTCCGAATCCAGTCCCATGGTGCCCACCTATGATGACCACTCCTGCTTTTTGTGCACCTACTATTCCATTCCAATATGTGCCCAGTTCATTTTGGGGTTGCATGTCTAGCTGCCCCAGTGGAATCCTGAATATTCCCTGGGTTGGATCTAATGGTGGCctatcaccatcatcatctgcAAGCAGCAGAGGTTGTTCAGGTAATAGCTCTCCAAACTTAGGCAAGCATTCTAGAGATGCTGCTTTACAAAGCGAGACAGAGAAGTCTTTATGGGTTCCCAAGACCCTGAGAATTGATGATCCAGATGAAGCTGCAAAGAGCTCTATTTGGGCAACCCTAGGTATTAGGCCTCATAAGTCCATCAAGAAAGGTGGCATTTTTAAAGCTTTCCATTCTAAAACTGAAAACAAGGGTCACACAACAGATGCTGCTCAAGTCCTACTGGCAAATCCGGCAGCATTGACTCGATCACAGACATTTCAAGAGAGCACATGAGGGGATCTGCTGTGATGGTTCCTGTAAAGAACTTCAATTGCATGGACTGTTAATGCAAAAATGCCCCCTTGGTTTAAGCATATTGGAGTTGCTTTTATTTGTGGCCCTAATATGGTGTCACTTCGTTAAGTTATTTGATAAACGATGATTCATGATCACTTCTGACAGAAGGCTGGCTTCAGAGCTTACTCATGCTTTTCCTTAAGCCGCCACTAGAGCTGTCAGGTTTGTGAAGATTTTCCATTGGCTCAAGAACGTTGTATCATAGAGGGGAAAAGTTATTACCTATAGCTTCTCTGAAACATAGTTTAT containing:
- the LOC103705885 gene encoding cyclic dof factor 1-like, giving the protein MADARDPAIKLFGRTIPLPEGQAQVEAGEISVPAPATEEAPAVEEKDERREVIDTEVKDSISDAAEKLDQTKPVSCSGSNSGKEDDHHMSSRDDNAVADPKPEKDQTKAHASIQEKVLKKPDKILPCPRCDSLDTKFCYYNNYNVNQPRHFCKNCQRYWTAGGTMRNVPVGSGRRKNKHSASHCHYVTSDGMPCNRVDASDSCSHQALPAGLSAPMRPLKGNGTVLKFGSEAPLCESMASVLSLGEQKRNAETDFSAGGENREEASCKSSVTPSNCVENDHHEIPVHIEQNGLQGYCNGLTLMHHLQSFPGPPWIYPWHPGWNSVSSIAAGQCSSELVYRPENGSPNPVPWCPPMMTTPAFCAPTIPFQYVPSSFWGCMSSCPSGILNIPWVGSNGGLSPSSSASSRGCSGNSSPNLGKHSRDAALQSETEKSLWVPKTLRIDDPDEAAKSSIWATLGIRPHKSIKKGGIFKAFHSKTENKGHTTDAAQVLLANPAALTRSQTFQEST